The following coding sequences lie in one Musa acuminata AAA Group cultivar baxijiao chromosome BXJ3-1, Cavendish_Baxijiao_AAA, whole genome shotgun sequence genomic window:
- the LOC103975184 gene encoding cytochrome P450 94C1 isoform X2 has protein sequence MEVDALQSHFSLLFFSFSISLVVVAVLVELLRTRPWWCNCAVCKAYVTSSWSAEFDNLCDWYAHLLRESPTRTITVHVLGCTVTANPDNVEHMLKTRFENYPKGKPFSSILGDLLGHGIFNVDGEHWRFQRKMASAELGSAAVRVFASQIVAEEVGFRLLPLLDMACKNDAVLDLQDVFRQLAFDSICKISFGLDPGCLQLSLPMSDFGAAFDKATRLLAGRATHTIPAIWKVKRLFNRGSEGQIREAIELVDLLVKEVIHQRRKYGFASDQDLLSRFMRCIDNDSLLRHSRRGRGHRWERPSARELRPTEGVALLACGLVREHAAVPAGAVRLQVLPRRRRASGRHIREEGNADDVPRLRHGADGGVVGERLRRVPTGAVDQARPVCAGEPVQVSGVPGRPSRVPRQGDGADGDEERGRVGHPRFRRRRARREPTAEVRARPHGHPQWRARRQSTPENGQCRPTRHKLTTTCVNGQKCTAKKNLCCNSTRKIVQNFH, from the exons ATGGAAGTAGATGCGCTGCAGTCTCacttctccctcctcttcttctccttctccatttCCTTGGTGGTCGTCGCGGTTTTGGTGGAGCTGCTGAGGACTCGGCCATGGTGGTGCAACTGCGCCGTCTGCAAGGCCTACGTGACGTCGTCGTGGTCGGCGGAGTTCGACAACCTCTGCGACTGGTACGCGCACCTCCTCCGGGAGTCGCCCACACGGACCATCACTGTCCACGTGCTCGGATGCACCGTCACCGCCAACCCCGACAACGTGGAGCACATGCTAAAAACCCGCTTCGAGAACTACCCCAAGGGAAAACCTTTCTCCTCCATCCTCGGCGACCTGCTCGGCCACGGCATCTTCAACGTGGACGGCGAGCACTGGCGGTTCCAGCGCAAGATGGCGAGCGCTGAGCTCGGCAGCGCCGCGGTCCGCGTGTTCGCGTCGCAGATCGTCGCCGAAGAGGTCGGGTTCCGCCTGCTGCCGCTGCTCGACATGGCGTGCAAGAACGATGCGGTGCTCGACCTGCAGGACGTGTTCCGACAGTTGGCGTTCGACAGCATATGCAAGATCTCGTTCGGGCTCGACCCCGGCTGCCTCCAGCTGTCGCTGCCCATGTCGGACTTCGGGGCGGCCTTCGACAAGGCCACGAGGCTATTGGCGGGGAGGGCGACACATACTATTCCGGCGATATGGAAGGTCAAGCGGCTCTTCAACCGGGGATCGGAGGGACAGATCCGAGAGGCGATCGAGCTGGTGGATCTCCTGGTCAAGGAGGTCATCCACCAGAGAAGGAAGTATGGCTTCGCGTCGGACCAAGATCTCCTGTCCCGGTTCATGAGATGCATCGACAACGACAG TCTGCTCCGCCATTCGAGACGAGGTCGAGGACATCGTTGGGAACGCCCCAGCGCTCGCGAGCTACGACCAACTGAGGGAGTTGCACTACTTGCATGCGGCCTTGTACGAGAGCATGCGGCTGTACCCGCCGGTGCAGTTCGACTCCAAGTTCTGCCTCGACGACGACGTGCTTCCGGACGGCACATTCGTGAGGAAGGGAACGCGGATGACGTACCACGCCTACGCCATGGGGCGGATGGAGGAGTTGTGGGGGAGCGACTACGCCGAGTTCCGACCGGAGCGGTGGATCAGGCACGGCCAGTTTGTGCCGGAGAGCCCGTTCAAGTATCCGGTGTTCCAGGGCGGCCTTCGCGTGTGCCTCGGCAAGGAGATGGCGCTGATGGAGATGAAGAGCGTGGTCGCGTTGGTCATCCGCGATTTCGACGTCGACGTGCTCGGAGGGAACCGACCGCCGAAGTTCGCGCCCGGCCTCACGGCCACCCTCAGTGGAGGGCTCGCCGTCAGAGCACGCCGGAGAACGGGCAGTGCCGCCCCACACGGCACAAGCTAACAACCACATGTGTCAATGGCCAAAAATGCACTGCCAAAAAAAATTTATGCTGCAATTCTACTAGAAAAATTGTACAGAATTTTCATTAA
- the LOC103975184 gene encoding cytochrome P450 94C1 isoform X1, with translation MEVDALQSHFSLLFFSFSISLVVVAVLVELLRTRPWWCNCAVCKAYVTSSWSAEFDNLCDWYAHLLRESPTRTITVHVLGCTVTANPDNVEHMLKTRFENYPKGKPFSSILGDLLGHGIFNVDGEHWRFQRKMASAELGSAAVRVFASQIVAEEVGFRLLPLLDMACKNDAVLDLQDVFRQLAFDSICKISFGLDPGCLQLSLPMSDFGAAFDKATRLLAGRATHTIPAIWKVKRLFNRGSEGQIREAIELVDLLVKEVIHQRRKYGFASDQDLLSRFMRCIDNDRYLRDIVISFVLAGRDTVASALTSFFMLLSRYPAVCSAIRDEVEDIVGNAPALASYDQLRELHYLHAALYESMRLYPPVQFDSKFCLDDDVLPDGTFVRKGTRMTYHAYAMGRMEELWGSDYAEFRPERWIRHGQFVPESPFKYPVFQGGLRVCLGKEMALMEMKSVVALVIRDFDVDVLGGNRPPKFAPGLTATLSGGLAVRARRRTGSAAPHGTS, from the coding sequence ATGGAAGTAGATGCGCTGCAGTCTCacttctccctcctcttcttctccttctccatttCCTTGGTGGTCGTCGCGGTTTTGGTGGAGCTGCTGAGGACTCGGCCATGGTGGTGCAACTGCGCCGTCTGCAAGGCCTACGTGACGTCGTCGTGGTCGGCGGAGTTCGACAACCTCTGCGACTGGTACGCGCACCTCCTCCGGGAGTCGCCCACACGGACCATCACTGTCCACGTGCTCGGATGCACCGTCACCGCCAACCCCGACAACGTGGAGCACATGCTAAAAACCCGCTTCGAGAACTACCCCAAGGGAAAACCTTTCTCCTCCATCCTCGGCGACCTGCTCGGCCACGGCATCTTCAACGTGGACGGCGAGCACTGGCGGTTCCAGCGCAAGATGGCGAGCGCTGAGCTCGGCAGCGCCGCGGTCCGCGTGTTCGCGTCGCAGATCGTCGCCGAAGAGGTCGGGTTCCGCCTGCTGCCGCTGCTCGACATGGCGTGCAAGAACGATGCGGTGCTCGACCTGCAGGACGTGTTCCGACAGTTGGCGTTCGACAGCATATGCAAGATCTCGTTCGGGCTCGACCCCGGCTGCCTCCAGCTGTCGCTGCCCATGTCGGACTTCGGGGCGGCCTTCGACAAGGCCACGAGGCTATTGGCGGGGAGGGCGACACATACTATTCCGGCGATATGGAAGGTCAAGCGGCTCTTCAACCGGGGATCGGAGGGACAGATCCGAGAGGCGATCGAGCTGGTGGATCTCCTGGTCAAGGAGGTCATCCACCAGAGAAGGAAGTATGGCTTCGCGTCGGACCAAGATCTCCTGTCCCGGTTCATGAGATGCATCGACAACGACAGGTACCTCCGCGACATCGTCATCAGCTTCGTGTTGGCCGGCCGCGACACCGTCGCGTCCGCCCTGACAAGCTTCTTCATGCTACTCTCTCGCTACCCGGCAGTCTGCTCCGCCATTCGAGACGAGGTCGAGGACATCGTTGGGAACGCCCCAGCGCTCGCGAGCTACGACCAACTGAGGGAGTTGCACTACTTGCATGCGGCCTTGTACGAGAGCATGCGGCTGTACCCGCCGGTGCAGTTCGACTCCAAGTTCTGCCTCGACGACGACGTGCTTCCGGACGGCACATTCGTGAGGAAGGGAACGCGGATGACGTACCACGCCTACGCCATGGGGCGGATGGAGGAGTTGTGGGGGAGCGACTACGCCGAGTTCCGACCGGAGCGGTGGATCAGGCACGGCCAGTTTGTGCCGGAGAGCCCGTTCAAGTATCCGGTGTTCCAGGGCGGCCTTCGCGTGTGCCTCGGCAAGGAGATGGCGCTGATGGAGATGAAGAGCGTGGTCGCGTTGGTCATCCGCGATTTCGACGTCGACGTGCTCGGAGGGAACCGACCGCCGAAGTTCGCGCCCGGCCTCACGGCCACCCTCAGTGGAGGGCTCGCCGTCAGAGCACGCCGGAGAACGGGCAGTGCCGCCCCACACGGCACAAGCTAA